ActtaaaccaaaacaaaaaacaccaacaacaacataaaaaaaaaacatgtttttatcCATTCATTCTattcttcttattcttctttcaatttcatccatttctttttcttcttcaaaaactACCAATGCAACCACAATCTATGAGGTTCTTGAAAACCATGGTCTTCCAATGGGTATTTTCCCAAAGGGTGTTAAAGAGTTTAACATAGATGAAGATGGTAAATTTTGGGTACATTTAGATCAAGCTTGTAACGCTAAGTTTGAGAACGAGTTACATTATGATCGAAACGTTTCTGGGTCTTTGATTTATGG
This genomic interval from Trifolium pratense cultivar HEN17-A07 linkage group LG6, ARS_RC_1.1, whole genome shotgun sequence contains the following:
- the LOC123890507 gene encoding uncharacterized protein LOC123890507 translates to MFLSIHSILLILLSISSISFSSSKTTNATTIYEVLENHGLPMGIFPKGVKEFNIDEDGKFWVHLDQACNAKFENELHYDRNVSGSLIYGKIDALTGLQAQDLFLWFPVMSIRVDVPTTGLIYFDVGAAYKQFSLSLFETPPECVAVGSDDSKGQSGRLRSKVEKGTFGRGIL